The DNA window CAAGAGGTATGGGACTTTTACCATTCGTAGTTCAATAATAATTTTTAAACACCACCAAGGTGTTTTTTTATTTGTTATAATTATTAAGGTGAAATAAATGAAAGTAATTCTATTAACTGATGTAAAAAATTATGGTAAAAAAGATGATGTTGTAAATGTATCAGATGGATATGCAACAAATTTTTTAATTCCAAAGGGATTGGCAATTGTCGCATCAAAAGGTGACTTAAGTCATTTAAATGTTAGAAAAAGAAAAGAAGAAGAAGTAAAAAAAGATAAGGAAATCGAATTAAATAATTTAAAAAATAAACTTGAAACTCTTGAATTGAATTTTAAAATAAAAACAAAGGATGGTAAACCCTTCGGTTCAGTTTCACTTTCACAAATTACAGATAGAATCAAAAAGGAATTTTCAATAGATTTAGATAAAAGAAAATTTGAAAAACATGAAAATATTAATAAGCTTGGATTGTATTATTTAAAAATAAAACTTGATTTAAAAATTATTGCTACTTTGAAAATCTTTGTAGAGGGTACAGAATAATGAAAGAAAATATAGATATTAATATTGAAAGTGTTTTAATTGATTCAGAAAAAGCAGTATTAGCAATTGCAATGCATTCACCAAAAGCAAGTTTTGATATTTTAACACAACTAAATTCAGAAGATTTTAGTTTAGAAAAACATCAAATTATTTTTGAAGCTATAAATACAGTTTCAATTAATAGTCAAAATATAACAATTACAAAACTTGCAGAATATTTGGAGGATAAAAAAGTACTTGAAAAAGTTGGAGGAGTTTCATATTTATCTGATGTTTCAGGATACTTTTATACAGATGAGGGTTTTGAAGATTATGTTGAAATAGTTTTTAAAAATTCAATTGGAAGACAATTAGATAGAGCACTAATACACATTAAACAATTGAGGGAAAGTAAATCACCAATTGATGAGGTTTTTGTTATTGCTCAACAAAAAATCTTGAATATAAAAACAGATGTTAAAAAAGATGACGCAACTGAAGTTAAAGAAACTGTAGTAGATGTTATTAAAAAAATTGAAGCTTTAGAAAAAAATGGTGGTTTAGTAAATGGAGTTCCATCAGGGTTTTCAGATTTAGATCAAATTACTAATGGATGACAAAAGGGAGACTTTATAATTTTAGCTGCTCGTCCATCAATGGGTAAAACTGCCTTTGCACTTAACCTTGCTGTAAATGCAGCTGAAAGACAAAAGGGAGTTGCTTTCTTTTCTTTAGAAATGCCTAAGGAACAATTAGTTCAGCGTATTCTAAGTTCAATTTCTGGTATAGAGTCTAGTTCTTTAAGAAATGCCCAAGGACTTACAACAGAAAAATGAGCTAGGATTACTGCTGGGGGAGAACAAATAAAAAATATGAATATTGTTATTGATGATACTCCAGGAATTACTGTTTTACAATTACAATCAAAACTAAGAAAAATGAAAAGAGATTTTGGAGTAGAAATTTGTTTTATTGATTACTTGCAATTAATATCTTCTATGTCAAATAAATTTGACAGTAGACAAAATGAAGTGGCAACTATTTCTAGACATTTAAAAAAAATAGCTCGTGAATTAAATATGCCAATAATTTGTTTATCACAATTATCACGTAGTGTTGAAAAAAGAGAAGAAAAGACACCTCTTATGTCTGACTTAAGAGATAGTGGTGCTATTGAGCAAGATGCAGATATAATTATGTTTTTATATAGAGATGCCTATTATAAAACAAAGGAATATAATTTAACTTCTGAAGATCCAACTGATGAAACAGATGTTATAATATCAAAACATCGTAATGGAGCTACAGGACTTATTAAAGTAAACTTTCTTAGAAGTTATGGTAAATTTATTGATCAGTCTAAAAATTCCTAATGCTTTTTTGCTTAAAATAAGGTAAAATATAATAAAGATTTTTTAAAAGAGGTTAAATTATGAAAAAGTTATTGTCAGTTTTAGGTTCATTACTAGTTGTTGCCCCAAGTGTATCAGCTGTTGTATCTTGTGGTATTGAAACAAATCCAGTAAAATTTAAAGTCGATGGAAAAGATGAATTTAAAATTGCCAATGAAAAAGTAGGCTTTCAAAAGCTTTTTGGTAGTGTGGCTACTCTACCTATTTTAGCTAATTTAGTTTTGGAATCTTTATCTTTCACTGAAAGTAAATACATTGGTGAGAAAAAAAATGAAGCAAAGACTTTTTTAGGTGAAAAAGGAATAGCAATGTCTTTAGAGAAAATCTTTAATGATGGTCCAAAAGATTTTATTGAGTTCATTGATAATAGTCAAGATGATAATGACAATGACAATTTTCAAAAGTATTATGAGGCTCCAATAAATTCAAATTTTGTCGAAATTAATTATGACTTAGGTATTGAAAAATCTGAGTTAGCAAGCGAAAATGATAAGTGATCAGCTTCAAAAGCTTCGGTTTATAAATCAGAAAAAGTCTTAACAATGAATACAAAAATTGAATACAAAGATGGTAAAGTTCAAAAAATTGAAGAGAATCAAAATGAAAATCCCAAAAATCTTAAAGATTATATTGAACTTACATGAGAGAAAACAAAATACAAAGATTATTTTAATAGTGGAGATTTTACTAAATATAAAGATAAAAAAATCTATAATATGTCTGAGACAGAAGCAAAGGAACTTTATACAAAAATCAAAGACTCTGGAAGTGATAAAATGAAAGAGGATTTGGGAGTAAATAAATTATCTCAAGATCAATTTAAAGTTTTACATACTCAATTAAATAAAGTTGATGAAAAATTTAAAAATGGTATTTTAATGCCTGGAAAATTTGAAAAGAATTTTTCTCAAACTAAAGCAAGTTTTATTAAATCTAGTGAAGGTAACCCAGTTGAAGAAAGAAAAGATATATCAGAGGGTGTTAATTTTTATACTACAAATGATGGAAAATCAATGCAAGCACAGGTTGTAGGTTTTAAAGAAAATAATAAAAGAACTTTCATTTATGGAAAATCAGATGAAGGACAGCAGTTAAGTATAGACTTTTTATTTAATGTGCCCAAGGATAATAAATATTCTCCTAAGGAAAAAAACTATATAATTAGACTTACTTTAGAAAATTTATTTGTAGGTTATCAATTAAATGGAATTACCTTAGAAAAAGGTTTTGATGATAAAGATAAAAAAAGAGAAGATGAAGTTATATATTGATATGAACCAAGTATTTATCAATTTACGAATGAAGAAATTTTTAAACCTGGTAATAGCAATGTATTTAAAGATTTGAAAAAGGTAAAATTGGAAATAGAAAAAGAAAAATAAAAAATTAATAAAAAATAGGAATGAGAGGTTCACTATGAATTACTACGTAAAATTTGAAAAT is part of the Spiroplasma cantharicola genome and encodes:
- the rplI gene encoding 50S ribosomal protein L9 translates to MKVILLTDVKNYGKKDDVVNVSDGYATNFLIPKGLAIVASKGDLSHLNVRKRKEEEVKKDKEIELNNLKNKLETLELNFKIKTKDGKPFGSVSLSQITDRIKKEFSIDLDKRKFEKHENINKLGLYYLKIKLDLKIIATLKIFVEGTE
- the dnaB gene encoding replicative DNA helicase, coding for MKENIDINIESVLIDSEKAVLAIAMHSPKASFDILTQLNSEDFSLEKHQIIFEAINTVSINSQNITITKLAEYLEDKKVLEKVGGVSYLSDVSGYFYTDEGFEDYVEIVFKNSIGRQLDRALIHIKQLRESKSPIDEVFVIAQQKILNIKTDVKKDDATEVKETVVDVIKKIEALEKNGGLVNGVPSGFSDLDQITNGWQKGDFIILAARPSMGKTAFALNLAVNAAERQKGVAFFSLEMPKEQLVQRILSSISGIESSSLRNAQGLTTEKWARITAGGEQIKNMNIVIDDTPGITVLQLQSKLRKMKRDFGVEICFIDYLQLISSMSNKFDSRQNEVATISRHLKKIARELNMPIICLSQLSRSVEKREEKTPLMSDLRDSGAIEQDADIIMFLYRDAYYKTKEYNLTSEDPTDETDVIISKHRNGATGLIKVNFLRSYGKFIDQSKNS
- a CDS encoding lipoprotein translates to MKKLLSVLGSLLVVAPSVSAVVSCGIETNPVKFKVDGKDEFKIANEKVGFQKLFGSVATLPILANLVLESLSFTESKYIGEKKNEAKTFLGEKGIAMSLEKIFNDGPKDFIEFIDNSQDDNDNDNFQKYYEAPINSNFVEINYDLGIEKSELASENDKWSASKASVYKSEKVLTMNTKIEYKDGKVQKIEENQNENPKNLKDYIELTWEKTKYKDYFNSGDFTKYKDKKIYNMSETEAKELYTKIKDSGSDKMKEDLGVNKLSQDQFKVLHTQLNKVDEKFKNGILMPGKFEKNFSQTKASFIKSSEGNPVEERKDISEGVNFYTTNDGKSMQAQVVGFKENNKRTFIYGKSDEGQQLSIDFLFNVPKDNKYSPKEKNYIIRLTLENLFVGYQLNGITLEKGFDDKDKKREDEVIYWYEPSIYQFTNEEIFKPGNSNVFKDLKKVKLEIEKEK